A genomic region of Pseudomonas migulae contains the following coding sequences:
- a CDS encoding amino acid permease, translated as MPVGNHLPHGETAQGGPLKRELGERHIRLMALGACIGVGLFLGSAKAIEMAGPAIMLSYIIGGLAILVIMRALGEMAVHNPVAGSFSRYAQDYLGPLAGFLTGWNYWFLWLVTCVAEITAVAVYMGVWFPEVPRWIWALSALISMGTINLIAVKAFGEFEFWFALIKIVTIIAMVIGGIGVIAFGFGNDGVALGIANLWAHGGFMPNGVQGVLMSLQMVMFAYLGVEMIGLTAGEAKNPQKTIPNAIGSVFWRILLFYVGALFVILSIYPWNEIGTQGSPFVMTFERLGIKTAAGIINFVVITAALSSCNGGIFSTGRMLYSLAQNGQAPAGFATTSSNGVPRRALLLSIFALLLGVLLNYLVPEKVFVWVTAIATFGAIWTWVMILLAQLKFRKGLSASERAGLKYKMWLYPVSSYLALAFLVLVVGLMAYFPDTRVALYVGPAFLVLLTVLFYVFKLQPTNVSQGAVRSAS; from the coding sequence ATGCCAGTCGGCAATCACCTGCCCCACGGCGAGACCGCTCAAGGCGGCCCGCTTAAACGCGAACTCGGCGAACGGCATATTCGCTTGATGGCGCTCGGTGCCTGTATCGGCGTCGGCCTGTTCCTCGGTTCGGCCAAGGCTATAGAAATGGCTGGCCCGGCCATCATGCTGTCCTACATCATCGGTGGTCTGGCGATCCTGGTGATCATGCGCGCCCTCGGCGAGATGGCCGTTCACAATCCGGTCGCCGGCTCTTTCAGCCGTTATGCCCAAGACTACCTCGGCCCCCTGGCGGGCTTCCTGACTGGCTGGAATTACTGGTTCCTGTGGCTGGTGACCTGCGTCGCGGAAATCACCGCGGTGGCGGTGTACATGGGCGTCTGGTTCCCGGAGGTGCCGCGCTGGATCTGGGCACTGTCGGCGTTGATCAGCATGGGCACCATCAACCTGATCGCAGTGAAGGCGTTCGGTGAATTCGAATTCTGGTTCGCTCTTATCAAGATCGTCACCATCATTGCGATGGTCATCGGCGGCATCGGCGTCATTGCGTTCGGTTTCGGCAATGACGGCGTGGCACTGGGGATTGCCAATCTCTGGGCTCACGGCGGCTTCATGCCGAACGGCGTGCAAGGTGTGTTGATGTCCCTGCAAATGGTGATGTTCGCCTACCTCGGCGTCGAGATGATCGGCCTGACCGCCGGTGAAGCGAAGAACCCGCAGAAGACCATTCCCAACGCAATCGGCTCGGTGTTCTGGCGGATTCTGCTGTTCTACGTCGGCGCGTTGTTCGTGATTCTGTCGATCTACCCGTGGAACGAAATCGGTACTCAAGGCAGCCCGTTCGTGATGACGTTCGAGCGCCTGGGCATCAAGACCGCCGCCGGCATCATCAACTTCGTGGTGATCACCGCGGCGCTGTCGTCCTGCAACGGCGGCATTTTCAGCACCGGGCGCATGCTCTACAGCCTGGCGCAGAACGGCCAGGCCCCGGCCGGTTTCGCCACGACCTCGAGCAATGGCGTGCCGCGTCGTGCGCTGCTGCTGTCGATTTTCGCCTTGCTGCTGGGCGTGCTGCTCAACTACCTGGTGCCAGAGAAAGTCTTCGTCTGGGTAACGGCGATTGCCACCTTCGGCGCGATCTGGACCTGGGTGATGATCCTGCTGGCTCAGCTCAAATTCCGCAAAGGCCTGAGCGCCAGCGAACGGGCTGGCCTGAAATACAAGATGTGGCTGTACCCGGTCAGCTCGTACCTGGCGCTGGCGTTCCTGGTGCTGGTGGTCGGCTTGATGGCGTACTTCCCGGACACCCGCGTGGCGCTCTATGTGGGGCCTGCATTCCTGGTGTTGCTGACGGTGTTGTTCTACGTGTTCAAGCTGCAACCGACCAACGTGTCGCAAGGTGCGGTGCGTTCGGCTTCGTAA
- a CDS encoding OpgC family protein produces the protein MTFARDHRIDFFRGLALIFIFWDHVPHNPLGQITPRNFGFSDAAEIFVFLAGYAAVLAYGKILQRDGYLIACVKILRRAWVLYVVHIFLLAMLMGIVFFANSHVETRDLVEEMGMHHFITNPQQALVDELLLRFKPNLMDPLPLYIVLLAGLPLVLPMLVHKAWAVVAVSLTVYLLAPWFGWNLAAIKDGVWYFNPVVWQLLFVLGGAAATHGQRPRLPETRPLRRQPLFVSALMYVVITGVITVSWRWPEIHDPVMPGWLSNLLYPISKTDLSPVRLLHFLALAYVTAKLLPDNGWTQSWLAQQCCRMGRYSLEIFCLGVLLAPLADMVNAMTDDAFAMQIFTALVGLGLMGLLGAWLDFNKRLTAPAQIAATRY, from the coding sequence ATGACGTTTGCACGCGATCACCGAATCGACTTTTTCCGAGGCCTGGCGCTGATCTTCATCTTCTGGGATCACGTGCCCCACAACCCCCTCGGTCAAATCACCCCGCGTAACTTCGGTTTCAGCGATGCCGCCGAAATCTTCGTGTTTCTGGCCGGTTACGCAGCGGTCCTGGCCTACGGCAAAATCCTTCAGCGCGATGGTTACCTGATCGCTTGCGTGAAGATCCTGCGCCGCGCCTGGGTGCTCTACGTGGTGCATATTTTCCTGCTGGCGATGCTGATGGGTATCGTGTTCTTCGCCAACAGCCACGTGGAAACCCGGGATCTGGTGGAAGAAATGGGCATGCACCATTTCATCACCAACCCTCAGCAAGCCCTGGTGGATGAACTGCTGCTGCGTTTCAAACCGAACCTCATGGACCCGCTGCCGTTGTACATCGTGCTGCTGGCCGGATTGCCGCTGGTGTTGCCGATGCTGGTGCACAAGGCCTGGGCGGTGGTGGCCGTGTCGTTGACGGTGTACCTGCTGGCGCCGTGGTTCGGCTGGAACCTGGCCGCCATCAAGGACGGCGTGTGGTACTTCAACCCGGTGGTCTGGCAACTGTTGTTTGTCCTCGGCGGTGCGGCGGCGACCCACGGGCAACGGCCACGGCTGCCCGAGACTCGTCCGCTGCGGCGTCAGCCATTGTTTGTCAGTGCGTTGATGTATGTGGTCATCACCGGCGTGATCACCGTCTCGTGGAGATGGCCGGAGATTCACGACCCGGTGATGCCCGGCTGGCTGAGCAACCTGCTGTACCCGATCAGCAAGACCGACCTGTCGCCCGTGCGCTTGCTGCACTTTCTGGCGCTGGCGTACGTCACCGCGAAACTGTTGCCGGATAACGGCTGGACGCAAAGCTGGCTGGCGCAGCAATGCTGTCGAATGGGTCGTTACTCACTGGAAATTTTCTGCCTCGGCGTGTTGTTGGCGCCGCTGGCCGATATGGTTAACGCCATGACCGACGATGCCTTTGCCATGCAGATATTCACCGCGCTGGTAGGGCTCGGGTTAATGGGTCTGCTGGGGGCATGGCTGGATTTCAACAAGCGATTGACCGCACCGGCACAGATCGCCGCCACCCGATACTGA
- a CDS encoding transglycosylase domain-containing protein: MGALWQTDSSKTVVPTERVDEAPLPEKPRRSRTKHGWGAFWLLLLIIAVVVGLAAAKEMRTSKLQSREVSKFAATLKYDLQPGPSDAIRYPGAGPFDLRLGYSSLGEFLPRLLKRDYVISAQTRFSEALMDYSDKGLFVPYPEKIQAGLLITDCRAAPLYQYKYPQQLYSSFEAIPPVVVSSLLFIENRFLLDPRQPRANPAVDWPRFGMAAWSQVAKLLHMPGQSAGGSTLATQLEKYRHSPDGLTVSGGEKIRQMISATVRAYQGGPDTLEARKNVVRDYLNSVPLSAVPGHGEVHGMAEGLRVWYGADFNKANETLASTATDPQSLAAKGLALREMLSLMIAQRRPSHYLTKGRDELADLTDSHIRLLAQNNVIDAPFAAAALASKVTYRDWQTQPTIQPIETNKGISVARSRLGGLLNRPLYDLDRLDLSATSTLQGDLQTQATEYLKHLSDPVFATQIGLMGERLLTPTSTTQVRYSFTLFELTPDGSRVRVQTDSTDQPFDINEGSKLELGSTAKMRVLTTYLQIISELHDKYAEMTVPELKKVDVPEQDRLSRWAVDYLIQNKDRSLPLMLGAALDRKYSASPGEAFFTGGGLHTFVNFRKEDNGRNPTLRDALRESINLPFIRLMRDLVRYTTYSGPNNSAALLGDDRDPRRQEYLAEFADREGTSFLLKFWKKYKNKDTQARLETFLDSMRPTPIRIAAVHRYLLPRASQESFNAFVRAHLTGVKLTEKLTDERLQRLYENYSPGIYDLPDQGFIAKVHPLDLWLMGYLLNNPDAKWSQIVKASQFERQEVYSWLFKSRHKGARDSRIRTMLEIEAFLDIHARWQKVGYPFDHLVPSLATAIGSSGDRPAALAELIGTILNDGVRMPTLRIDSLHFAPNTPYETKLINDPDVGKRVMPSEVATAMREALSQVVDAGTAKRVSGSFITPDGKPLSMGGKTGTGDNRIEAIGSGGRILSSKSINRTATFVFFIGDTHFGTLTAFVPGRTAEAFKFTSALPVQVLKGMAPILTPYLQPGSNTECLPVEVARR; this comes from the coding sequence ATGGGTGCTTTGTGGCAAACCGATTCGAGTAAAACTGTGGTTCCGACTGAACGTGTGGATGAAGCGCCTTTACCTGAAAAACCTCGCCGTAGTCGCACGAAGCACGGCTGGGGCGCTTTCTGGTTGTTGCTGTTGATTATCGCAGTGGTCGTGGGCCTGGCGGCCGCCAAGGAAATGCGTACCTCGAAGCTTCAATCCCGGGAAGTCAGCAAATTTGCCGCGACCCTGAAATATGATTTGCAACCTGGCCCCAGCGACGCCATTCGTTACCCCGGCGCCGGGCCGTTCGATCTGCGACTGGGCTACAGCTCGCTGGGGGAGTTCCTGCCGCGGTTGCTCAAGCGTGATTACGTCATCTCGGCACAGACCCGCTTTTCCGAGGCGCTGATGGACTACAGCGACAAGGGTCTTTTCGTACCCTATCCGGAGAAGATCCAGGCCGGTTTGCTGATCACCGATTGCCGGGCGGCACCGTTGTATCAGTACAAATACCCGCAACAACTCTATTCAAGCTTTGAGGCGATCCCGCCCGTGGTGGTCAGCAGTTTGCTGTTCATCGAAAACCGCTTCCTGCTCGACCCTCGTCAACCCCGGGCCAACCCCGCCGTGGATTGGCCGCGGTTTGGCATGGCCGCGTGGTCGCAGGTTGCCAAGTTGTTGCACATGCCCGGCCAGTCGGCGGGCGGCAGTACCCTGGCGACACAACTCGAAAAATACCGCCACTCACCAGACGGCTTGACCGTGTCGGGCGGGGAAAAAATCCGCCAGATGATTTCTGCCACCGTGCGCGCCTATCAGGGCGGGCCGGACACCCTGGAAGCGCGCAAAAACGTGGTGCGCGACTACCTCAACAGCGTGCCCCTGTCGGCCGTCCCTGGCCACGGTGAAGTGCACGGCATGGCCGAAGGTTTGCGCGTCTGGTACGGCGCCGATTTCAACAAGGCCAACGAGACGCTGGCCAGCACCGCCACGGATCCACAAAGCCTGGCCGCCAAAGGCCTGGCCCTGCGTGAAATGCTCTCGCTGATGATCGCCCAGCGCCGCCCTTCCCACTACCTGACCAAGGGCCGTGATGAATTGGCTGACCTCACCGACAGCCACATTCGCCTGCTGGCACAGAACAACGTGATCGATGCGCCGTTTGCGGCGGCCGCACTGGCCAGCAAAGTGACCTACCGCGACTGGCAGACCCAGCCAACCATTCAGCCCATCGAGACCAACAAAGGCATCAGTGTGGCGCGCAGTCGCCTGGGCGGGTTGCTCAATCGTCCGCTGTACGACCTCGATCGCCTCGATCTCTCGGCCACCAGTACCCTGCAAGGCGATTTGCAGACCCAGGCCACCGAGTACCTCAAGCATTTGTCCGACCCGGTGTTTGCAACGCAAATCGGTTTGATGGGCGAACGCCTGCTCACGCCGACCAGCACCACGCAAGTGCGCTACAGCTTCACGCTGTTCGAACTGACCCCGGACGGTTCGCGCGTGCGGGTGCAGACCGACAGCACCGACCAGCCGTTCGACATCAACGAAGGCAGCAAACTGGAACTGGGCTCGACCGCGAAAATGCGTGTGCTCACCACCTACCTGCAGATCATCTCCGAGTTGCACGATAAGTACGCAGAGATGACCGTCCCGGAACTGAAGAAAGTCGATGTCCCGGAGCAGGATCGCCTGAGCCGTTGGGCGGTCGATTACCTGATCCAGAACAAGGACCGCAGCCTGCCGCTCATGCTGGGCGCCGCACTGGACCGCAAATACTCCGCCAGCCCCGGCGAAGCCTTTTTCACCGGCGGCGGGTTGCACACGTTCGTCAACTTTCGCAAGGAAGACAACGGTCGCAACCCGACCCTGCGCGATGCCCTGCGCGAGTCGATCAACCTGCCGTTCATTCGGCTGATGCGTGACCTGGTGCGCTACACCACCTACTCCGGCCCGAACAACAGCGCGGCACTGCTCGGGGACGACCGTGATCCTCGGCGTCAGGAATACCTGGCCGAGTTCGCCGACCGCGAGGGCACTTCGTTCCTGCTCAAGTTCTGGAAAAAATACAAGAACAAGGACACCCAGGCCCGCCTCGAAACGTTCCTCGACAGCATGCGCCCGACGCCGATTCGCATCGCCGCCGTGCATCGTTATCTGCTGCCGCGGGCCAGCCAGGAAAGTTTCAACGCCTTTGTGCGCGCGCACCTCACAGGCGTCAAGCTCACCGAAAAACTCACGGATGAACGCCTGCAACGGCTCTACGAAAATTACAGCCCCGGCATCTACGACCTGCCGGATCAGGGCTTCATCGCCAAGGTTCACCCGCTGGACTTGTGGCTGATGGGCTACCTGCTGAACAACCCGGATGCCAAGTGGAGCCAGATCGTCAAAGCCAGTCAGTTCGAGCGTCAGGAAGTCTACAGCTGGCTGTTCAAGAGTCGTCACAAAGGCGCCCGCGACAGCCGCATCCGCACCATGCTGGAGATCGAAGCCTTCCTCGACATTCATGCGCGCTGGCAGAAAGTCGGCTACCCGTTCGATCACCTGGTGCCCTCGCTGGCCACCGCCATCGGCAGCTCCGGCGACCGCCCGGCCGCACTGGCCGAACTGATCGGCACCATTCTCAACGACGGCGTGCGCATGCCGACGCTGCGTATCGACAGCCTGCACTTTGCGCCGAACACGCCCTATGAAACCAAGCTGATCAACGACCCGGATGTCGGCAAACGGGTGATGCCGTCCGAAGTCGCCACGGCCATGCGCGAAGCCTTGTCGCAAGTGGTGGATGCCGGTACGGCCAAACGGGTTTCCGGCAGTTTCATCACGCCGGATGGCAAACCCCTGTCCATGGGTGGCAAGACCGGGACCGGCGACAACCGCATTGAAGCGATCGGTTCGGGCGGACGGATCCTGAGTTCGAAGTCGATCAACCGGACGGCCACCTTCGTGTTCTTCATCGGCGATACTCACTTCGGCACATTGACCGCGTTCGTACCCGGGCGCACAGCCGAAGCCTTCAAGTTCACTTCGGCGTTGCCGGTGCAGGTGCTCAAGGGAATGGCACCGATTCTGACGCCGTATCTGCAGCCAGGCAGCAACACCGAGTGCCTGCCTGTGGAGGTGGCGCGGCGTTGA